The region CTAGAGTTACTGGGGGGGAGGGGGGGTTgattttaatttcctttattttctctcCAACTCAACTTCGTTATAACTAGGgttaggattcttaggtaaataaatattttatttgcactgtaatagaaactcgtaattgtgttttaagtttcagcaaggtcacctgagcatatattttaaattttatttcacataaaaaaaacacattttttttaaattaatattttaaatgtaaatacatattttcaaatattcatataaaacacataaaaaaaaacttttcatcaaataattttcgataaaagCCCAATTTCAGAATAATCATCACCCCACTGtccagtgcagttgcttagacgtgacagctggcaaTTGTTTTTCGAAATTGCCTGTCTATGGACCTGTGGTTTGCTCTCTCGCCATAAGCGGTAAGAGttgtcaccactaaaaaattgtactgtaacacacataaacactgatgtgtcatttaggagtgccttgtaagttatcataacgctaattcaggaagcaattataatttcataaacatcaggtgcctctgttttcgttttcaaTCATGAACATATCTGtagggagtgcatgttgtttctgAATGGCCAGGgagctttcccccccccccccccagtacaaggcagtgttccgcgataatcaacaagtaatttgtgatggacaacttgagaaTGAATctcatttatattcacataaaataattgaaacataattcaatatttttcctCGTTTTGTCTCATATTTTCtcgatttttagcacctaaaaatccgaaccctagtaataacagtaatattctGGAGTAGAGTTGGGTCTGTCATTACACCAACAGCCTACTGACAGACTCCAGCTTCAGGCAGATGGGAGGTTTATCTGTGCAACTTTCAAATGACCCTGGGATCTGCTCAGCCTGCTCTAGAATTCAGAACTGGATCTTTGCTGAATATGGGAGGAGGGAGTAAGAAGTGGTGACTTCACCACCTCCAACCAAGGCAGAAAAGGAAGAGTAGCTGTACTCCCTGGGTATCTACTATTGTGTCGCGTTGTACTTACATGGCTGCGCAGCTTCTCGAGTTGCTCCTGCTCCAGCTGCTCGCGCCTCGTCTGCGCCAGCTCCAGCTTGTTCTGGATCTGGGTCTCCAGCTGGTTCACCTTCTCTAGCATGCCCGTCCGAACCCGCTGCACCTGCTCCTCCTGTCCGCCGCACACACTCAGCACTCAGTACAACCATGCAGCAGTGCACAAGCTCCATGCTACTTACAACTTCCCCACTTTCATATTACTAACGAGAAGGCTCACCAAGAGAttatggattttcacaacgatttttcgcCCTtatgttccatttgaaataagaaacctccctataaatttctacatccggagaaagcctagccttcgagatatgatttttcaaaataatcggaAGTTCTCCGATAGGGTTTTGTTACTTGGCATGAATATTAGTTAGTTAGtgaaccctttccagcccaacgattccatatggcatcatacactttacctgctctgagaatgcatgtaaaatgccaaatgactccatatgttatcatagccatattcttagttatttttaagatagctggcacccctgaaaacccgaaacaaaacacttttgggcagcgtttctccttcatgtcaaaatattttttttttttaattttcaatttaatttgggcaGGAAAGGGTAAAGGGCGTGTCAGCTACTACtgctatttgtgcccttatttaaaatccttcaaaaataaaaaacacaagCAATACAATAAGCTGAATGCTAACACGaactaaatagtaatatacgttacaagagcggtatgttgacgttttcatggtcgaggaaaagattgaaaaagcgaaacgtagttgagcttttttaatttccgagaacatgaaaacaaacataccgctcgtgtatcgtacattattttgtgcgaagatcgtttattacatacctcaaagacgaatttctaattagttgcaatgaaatctccatcttggtttctattcaataacggcaacttcggaaaacttaatatctttcttcaacattgttgccataaaatgttttctgtgtttactatactccagcaggccgtgatatacatctgtcttttttttcctcccagtctataaatgcgaacttaaaacaaacggtaaggttatgtaatgatttatttttcattttaatattttaacaatattatttatataacatattgcagtaataacatccgcatctggaatcttgttgattttttcacggcttccttaatgttacttgtatcaggaatgcaataagtttcgtggagtagtagactttacttaatttttgcaaatatttaaaaacaataattaacattgcaatttaggtgaaattgcagtggtaagtttccaatttataattataactatgttaaacgtctctaaaaataatatgttaaaagcctaaagcagtaaaatgaatatcgcgcttaagcggtaagaagagggaaattgttatgtgtgttacgttgggaatactgaatgtggtatttcacacttaccgcgtattggttctgtgcggaaaacaagcaaatacgcacgatctcgcacaaaaatgttGACAGATTAAAAACGAAGTGCTCAAATATAGTATTaacatctaatatataaaagtgaatgtgggtatgtatgaatgtgtgtatgttctctatacaaatctacacgctttgaccgatatgtgccaaagtttgtacaTTTAACCTTTATAacaaggagaaaaacataggctacattaaaattgtgcaaatggacgttaaattaattaaaaaataaaaataaatacgatcaaacattcatgtgtaatgcTAAAAAGCAATCTtatatagtcaattgttttttattattgtctgttgtattcaacatcgactttcacaagGCCGtgaaaattataacacgaaattaaataacattgctgATAcatatcatgaaggctaaaactagataattcgtgcaATCAGTAGGCCCTACAtgttgattcgatgctgaaactgatcagaaagaggaaaaggaatcatattttctttaggttttactttgttcatagtttgatttttctattattttaattgtatttctggtggtgtgaaagagaaggcctaatggccttaactacacgagaataaatgaatgaatgaataaataaataaaataaaaaaataaaattaattaattaaaaaaactgttgAACCTCAGGCACATGAGACATGTTttattttcggtgcctgattAGAACTGTTTTATATTGAGTTAATGCTGGCAgacatttcgctaaggagttcatcaattcatgtaagtgacgttaagtaaagattcatcttagcttagtaaagaaaattcgttttggttgtctatagttaggtttccgagatttccgaaaatgtaataaccagtttaattaaaaatagaagcagaaagaaaAACCTGTGCAACACcaggtactttcagctagttaaTCATAAAATGAACAGTTCTCAGACCCTAGATAGTGTTGAAAAGGGACgataaaataatgaaagaaacgccaccaaaaacaaataattataaggcGCATTTCAAgcacgaatattatattgcatcagatagatgtgataaaattgcagtccttaaCACATAATCAATTTTCATCTCCTAGATATGTAAAGTTTAAATATGGGTGGCATAAAGCCAGGCACCTTAACAACAAACCTGATAATTTGTTACTCCtatagaattctgttttcacatTGATGTACAGAACTGCTTTAAAGCTGACAGTTAGAAagttatttttctgaaatgttcatGGCGCAAAGTTCCACTGTGTTTTGAACACATTCACAACGATTTCCACCACTGTGATCAATACAAAAATACTTTTAGGTATGCTTACATTTCCTTACCATTTTTTCGTAGAATTTTCTATAGTCAATTCCATGAATATTATCTATGTGATACATCATTTTcgtaacttatattatttaaggagatttattgcctgatatgtctagcacatagcactgtttgcattagctgttatagctctggattgaaaaatttaaaaaaatcttatctcgaaaactaggcccTTTCCAGATGTATaaatttatagggaggtttcttatttcaaatggaatgaaTGGGGGAACAatcgtgaaaatccattatcacttggtgaggcTTCCTTGTAAGTCTGTGCAATTCCACAAGTATGTGAATGTAACATCACACGAAATACATCAAGTGCCATTTTATTATCCTAAACCTTCAGTGTGTTGAAACATTTCTTTTATGTCGTTTACCATTCTACACATAGTCCTAGTCTTCCTCACCTTACCAGGTTTCCTAGTATTCCTAAGGCAACATGCATCAACCTTGGTTAAAAAACATAGTAACCATGGGTTACGAAAtcatggttaaaatgtaatttttgcgcACCTTCATAATCACCGGTTATTTACACGTGGTTAGCGACTCCTCATTTAACCAGGGCAAAGTTGGTGATGGTACAATGTTTCTACCAAGTGACAGAAGAAAAGTATTCATACCTCCACAAAACTGACAGTCATCATCTAAAAGCAGCTGTCCTTACTCCTTTCTGCATTAAAATATACTTCGACTTATCGAAAATTAATACCTATTgttattccaattagtttacttataattaatttttgttgtttttttttaatactgaattataagcgtctcaattttcaaagtttacaaaatctttctttaaatttatatttaatttattcctgacagattcatgtaaaatatgacacatgtttttcattttttccaattactttttgagaaaaaaatatttacaccttttagttgttaattttcaattttcttaaatttatcacatcctcaacacatggCGATTTGAATACTttgaatagcagaagaaaacacatgtgtcagtttacttcacatgcttttgtagACTTTTGTGCAAAATgtcactgagattggagaaaaactgcattcattagagcattttgaatgttacaaaatgttgaaaattggaaaatcaagtctcaaagtacagcatgtatatgatatatgCTATCGATATCtttccttcctatacaggtctaccacatacatttttttttcctacataacagcgcgaaatatgaactgactgaaaagtaaaattagttagaatgaagaacaaagtctgtcagaatgacagctgagtgtcagtttaaagggcagCAGTTCCTCACACACGCTggtccctttttttttttccgttatttTCACTGATCCATAGTCTTAAGTGGCAATTTTAACTGGTGGTCACACTAACCAATACTGATGCACGTGGCCATTAGCAGAAAATTTCCAGATGAAGTGATGTGATTactatactattattaattataaaaagaGTGGAGTGCAGACAAGAGAAAGAGAGTGGTCAAGTGGAATAACTAGAAAGAACATGGCCAAGGGACAGAAAAGACATAAAGAAATAGGACAACACAAccgtttattttcatttaatactTGGGTAACCCAACTCCCAAATATCAAGGCACTTTTAAAAAGCTCATGATGTTAAGAGAGATTTGAATTTGTTTTCGAAAATATCTCCATGTAAATGCGAAGTTGCAAAGTAGCATTTCACATCAAAGTCTCTACCCttaaaaaataaacttgttaCTGCTAGCACTTGAAGTGCAATTGAAGTGAATGCACTAACTCTAATATTTAGCACTCTTTGATATAGAGAAAACAGAAACTTTAAGCTTCTGGCATGCAGTGCACATCAAGACTATAAGAACTTAACAGTCAGTGATGCAGTTAACGTCTGGATGGCCAAAAGGGTCTAGCATAGCATTTGTTACTTCGTAATATAACTTCCATTTCATCTGTCTCAAGGTGAAGACAAAATTTAAAGCGACACcaattattttattgctttcaAAATAAGGAATTTCAGCCTATTATAATAGAATTATCATGCCAATTAACGACAGAAATGGATCAGGTGTGGGTGTGTAGGATGGTGTTCAAAATCTAACTTTTGGACTTGTAGAAAGGCAGTTAAAATTATGTTTCGCACAAATTCAATATGCTTGTAAGATGCCTTCCTACTCAACTCCGACCTAGACCCTCCTGCCAAGCAGAGTGGACGGATGTGTAGACTCACATGTTCCTTCAGCCTATCCAACATTTTCTTAATATTCTCGTCTCGCTGGGCAGTGGCTGTCTTGAGCTTCTCCTCTACAGCATTCCTCACTTCGTTCGTCTGCATTTCTAGTGACAGTCTTGTCTTCTCCACGCTCTCCAACTGAAACAGATCATGCATCATTCACATGGTCGACAACTTACAGAATAATGTAATGTTtccgaaatataaaaaaaatctatacttctctcttaatcaccattaaatcgagaaaaattcgtttcggcaccgggaatcgaacccgggacctctcagctctgcgcactGAGAGGttccggaacgaatttttctcgatttaatggtgataatacatattgactacttcatagtaatcgtgttaaggctagttcacaataaaccgggaacgagaaccagaatgaaaatgagaagcagaggacgtgaatagcaaaatttttgattcacaataaaccgagaacgtagacgactatgcatatcgatatgcatgtcaatagcaatatgtaaagtcgatattacgcattctgatgttatttgtgtataattgacaaatggcgttctctcatgagtacaaggcagccaacataaacacaggttaaccaacttcgaaatttcaactgaaacatttcattaggtacggtactataaatatgcccatgcatctttattatcgcaacctattttaagtataccataacgtaaaataattagagaagaaacatttgtaatagaacaaaaatgaacacaacagtagttattgaaatgaagcatgaatatgtagtatgtaatacaatcaatacagtaataaaatatgattcgcttccgatcggtgttcaaagatgcagctattgaaagctacgtattctccttcatcttctcatctttatacgaggcgcgccgctcatcgtaaacgtgaggattttcctcaacactcaacatTAGAATCTcagcaaataaaacttgctccatgatgcacagcacagaacaaaataatgcataggttatgtcatggtcttcttgctacaaaatatacgacgacaaaatagcttttagatggtaatagaatgaatctagtgggctgtgatcggaaatgtgaacgccaaagttgaaacttggccaactctccgttcccgatcctgggctccggcaagcttttcgttaattgtgaatgctcacatttaaatgtacacattttaacaattttaccgttttcgttccgattctcgtttccagtttattgtgaaccagcctttaatattCAATGAgtatggcgagacctcatataatgaatatttgatgtattccCTCTTAATATTTCAGTAACATAATAGTTTATTGGAATGCAAACCTCCTGCATATGGCAAGAACTAATAGCAGATCACTGTGACATAGTACTATCGCTGTCCTGCATGACACAGCTTTCTTAGAGATtgaagcagtatgggatgaagataaatgcaagcaagatgaagaccatggttacaggaagaaaatgaagaaggtaaacgtgcaaaTTCTAGAGGCAGTACAACAActagacagtttcaaatacttagggtgtactataataAGGAATAaaatgagctgctaccaggaagtcaaaaggagaagagCAAttgcgaaggaagcttttaatagaaaaagaagcatcttctgcggacctctggaaaagaaccaaggaagagactagtgaagtgctttgtgtggcattgtattgggcagaaacatggacattacgacgaagtgaagagaagcaaatagaagcatttgaaatatggatatggagaagaatggaacgtgtgaaatggacaaacagaataagaaacgaagctgtgttggaaagagtgggtgaagaaagaataatgctgaaactgatcaggaagagaaaaaggaattggttggatcactggctgagaagaaactgaatactcaagggtgcactggaaggaatggtgaacgaaagaaaagttcgggggagaagaaggtatcagatgatagagaacattaaggtatatggatcgtatgtgcaaactaagaggaaggcagaaaataggaaagactggaaaatactgggtttgcagtgaaagatctgttcttaggcagaaaactataaaaGCGTGAGAAATCAGTTTCTTGATATGTTGCCGCTCAACACTGCACTACGAACTGCGTATTTATAATAACTGTACAGACAGAGGGAATGATTTGAGCTATTTTTttgggagggagagggaggagGGGAGAACTTAGAATTCATTCCTTAATAACTAGCAAACACATGTTGTCTCCCGAGGGATTTCAGGAAAATAAAACCATCAGTATCTCAAAGCTGGTAACAGATTGCGGTCTTCTGGACTGATTTCCAGTTTATGGAGTGCATAATGGGTCTTTGTTTGCTGGGAGTTGTGAAGCCATTGAAGATCATGTGCAGGTTTGCTGGAAAGTGTACTTGGTTAGCTGAGAAGTGGTTGGAATGGGTCAAAGGAACAATCCTAGATGACAGCAGATATACTGAAATGCATTTTTGtccattctttttcttcttatatacagttaaagaaaatatacagtCTTCCTCAGAAGAAGGCATTGTAGTTATTGTGTTGTTgtcgttttctaatgccaggcgtttgacaataaagtcatttgacctcttgcactccaatatttttcaaagatattatcatgactagccactgaagcacagatttggaggtgttccgaatccatctcTTGGTCTGtcttgcacaatgggcagttaggggactgatatattccaattctatgcaggtgtttggccaaacaatcatggcctgttgccaatctaaatgcagctacagacgattttcgtggtaaatcgggaattaactgtggattttgatgcagagagttccattttttcccttgggattgagttatcaaattttgtttgttgaagtttaagtatgtagatttaataaatctcttcacagagtaatacgtagatttagtaacaggtctgtaagtagcagtgctgcccttctttgctaaagcatccgcattctcgtttcccaggattccacaatgggatggtatccattggaatacaattcttttattgagtgatattaattgagagagcattttagttattcctgctgtttgagatgaaggtgtgtgtttagagacgattgatagaatagctgctttggagtctgacaatataactgcattcctaaatttattgatgtggcatagaagattcctgagacattcatttattgcaatgatttcaccatcaaaacttgttgttccatatccaagagatctataaagtgagaagagacagcacgtaacacctgcaccggcaccttgttctgtggagatcaaggatccgttggtgtataaatgaagccagttttgtggagggtatctaatattaattgtctctaaagacaattgtttcagtatttcagtgtttacttctgatttcagtatttcttctgctaaatttagattatattctatatttaatagagttaaagggtttggtttaatttgtaagttttcttttaaattcgggatattgattttcttttttaattcttgaacaatggatatgaaacttttttgagttttcaacctacaaagaggactgtatgaatgccaattgttacctggtaatTATTGTACATAAGCAGGAATACTCAAAACATGCAAATAACTGCACAAGATTgattttatacatttcatttcaCTCAATTTGTGGCGTAAGTGTAAAAGGTATCTAAAACACTAACTTCTCTCTTTTGGTATCAACTTAATTCACACCCGCTTTATACTTATTTTCACCTCATACTGCTATTATACACTTTACTTAGTTTAAAAATAGTACTGCAATATACTGGCAGTTTGGCTTATTTGAAAGGCTGTGAACCAATGATATTTTCAAAAGATATGATTCCTTTTTTCTCTAGTACAAATCTCCAAAATCATGAAAAGAATTTTgcctttattaaattttattaactgaCAAAGGGGTTTCTTTTTTCATGCTGGAAATTCACTTCATAGGGCAAAAGCCTTCGTTTCATCTTTCAATGTGGGGCACATTGATTTTTTTACTGACAAGTGAGAGATGGGTTTGAGTTTGTATACCTTGGATCCAAAGCAAATAAGTTAAACTATTTGAATATGAATAACGTAACTTCTTAATTTGAATAATTCAAAACATTAACGGTACCAACTTGTGTTTTGATggtccaaaatttccaaaaaggATTTATATTAAGCACGTAAAATCTGAGACTTTGCTCATAGACTCGCTTTGAGGAAGTTCCTTCTCAAGTATTGATATTGTGTATAACAGGTACAGATTTGTAACAACTAATATGTTATAAAGCAGTGTATCTTTATCTGCTGCCACTTTGCACCTTTTACAGAAAAGTATGACCATCAATAGAAAAGAAAATCCTCACTGGATTTAGGACCATAGTTTGGACATATTAAGTttgatgtatttcaaatacacCCAGAATTCAAACAAGTTAAATACGTGCTTTGGAAATGGAAACTTGAATATGTCTGTGTGCAGTACCAGTATTTTAACAACTAAATTCTTACATTTCACAAAATACGAGCATGAAGTTGTAAATAGACCCCAActgcttcaaaaaaaaaaaaaaagctaccaCCATCGCAAcccaattttgtacaatttctttGGAGTGATGTTATACAGGGAGTTTCATAATTAAACGCACGAAGTGGAAGAGTATGTTGGGGAGgccaaatcaattttttttttgtcaaacaaCGTAGTGTCGAAATTGTATTAGTAAATAACTGTTAAAGTTAACACTAGAACTTTTTCTTAAATTATAACAATTGTTGAAAATGTTCGCCATTCATTTCCAAAGAAGGCTCATAGAAGCACGCcatgaattctctttttttcaatATGGTTGGAGTAACAAGAATTGTTTGTGCTGCTGCCATGATTCTGTGGCAGAGGTCCTCCTCGCTGTTGAATGTTGTAGCGTAAAAACGAAATTGTCCATTCAGATAAGATCTggtgatcttggtggccaagCAACTGGTTCAGCACCAACTATGGGAAGGTGTCATTTAATAAACATTTATGTGCCAATGATCTGGACAACCATCATGCTGGTAATACACACATCATCTCACTGTTAAGGGCACATCCTCAAGCAAGGGAGTGGGGGAGAGAATACTATAAAAAGTGGAGATAAATATCAACATTAAGACGGACTAATAGTAAAATGGGACCAATTGCTCATACAGACATAAGTTGACTGGCAACTACCACAGTGCTCAGCGCTAGTGTTGATTGCTCACTTTCAGGCACTATGCTATAACTTCGCCATCACTTAGCAGGGTAACGATGCATCACCAACTCAATGTTACCCGATAAATATGTCTTGGTCTCCCAACTACCCCATCCAGTTCGTGTATCgaattctgaaacatcctgtatacaacACGCTTTGGTTAGAAGTGAGGATGGGACAGGCTCATATGCAAATGATATGGGCTTATTGTGAGACAGTGTTCTTTTACAGGCCTGCCACCTTAACTTCCCTCAACGAGGATGCCATGCTAAGGATGTTATCCTCCTCCGAAATCCATCCCCCTTGGCCAGGTCTGAATCTTAGAACCTCAGATCTATAAGCTATCACAGTAACCAATATATAAAACCAAGGATTAATGTACTGTCTGAGATACGTTAACACAAAATCCTGGCTCTGACTGTAAGCATTAGGAGTTGAAAAGTATTCGTAATATCAAGGCCCTCTAGTTCGTATACATACATGGTCCTTAAGTTTGGCCTTCAGGTCACTAATGTATGCTTCCCGCTTTTCAATATGCGTTTCCATCTTCTGTTCTAAAGCTTCTCGTGTTTGTGAAATAAACATGTTGGCTTGCTCATCTTTCTTCTTTGAGGCCTCTTCAATCTTCGACATTTTGGCAGCTAGAACTGCCATTTTGTTTGCTTCCAGAGACTGGAAAAGAAAAATGGAACtatgtaaaacattaatttacgtaAAATTTGAAGCatagttaaaaataattattacaaatagttTAGCAGCTAAAGTGAAGGACAAGATCCTGCACATAGATTaggaacataaaaatgaaaactgtagaaCTTTGCTATCAAAATGTACCACTTTATGTTGAAATTCCCAAACTGACTCTTACAGTATAAATA is a window of Periplaneta americana isolate PAMFEO1 chromosome 12, P.americana_PAMFEO1_priV1, whole genome shotgun sequence DNA encoding:
- the stai gene encoding stathmin-2 isoform X3 translates to MLINLVKDSVLQCFCHTCRAPLPPAARRAAPIKKTKTKPRSKQPKKVKFITTEIRCQEKSKGGLAYEVILAEPVTVTPPKRPPSPNSKVSAENIEEKLKAAEERRLSLEANKMAVLAAKMSKIEEASKKKDEQANMFISQTREALEQKMETHIEKREAYISDLKAKLKDHLESVEKTRLSLEMQTNEVRNAVEEKLKTATAQRDENIKKMLDRLKEHEEQVQRVRTGMLEKVNQLETQIQNKLELAQTRREQLEQEQLEKLRSHERRAEMVRQNKERLANQNEEQQTASSG
- the stai gene encoding golgin subfamily A member 6-like protein 7 isoform X2 — protein: MADVENKEATEIRCQEKSKGGLAYEVILAEPVTVTPPKRPPSPNSKVSAENIEEKLKAAEERRLSLEANKMAVLAAKMSKIEEASKKKDEQANMFISQTREALEQKMETHIEKREAYISDLKAKLKDHLESVEKTRLSLEMQTNEVRNAVEEKLKTATAQRDENIKKMLDRLKEHEEQVQRVRTGMLEKVNQLETQIQNKLELAQTRREQLEQEQLEKLRSHNNEKLAEVRQTIENHAKEIEEKVGKGLQERLEIASQNRVKEMEKRLENIRKHERRAEMVRQNKERLANQNEEQQTASSG